In a genomic window of Spirochaetaceae bacterium:
- a CDS encoding phytanoyl-CoA dioxygenase family protein has product MSYDRSVVPAALNPPLTAELDREVRYFLKWGYLVVDDAVTADQVEMLRSALDATFRRREEQFTHQLLEEDDRFAFLLDNAPVLRRITALLGTCVQLHSATARVTMPGAPDQDWHRDGPWPVDPDGTPIGSTPGQINCGYYLDELTGENGPIAIVPGSQRAPFRPPKGHPEFPDQLMVLARPGQAVLFNGWLYHRGVANRSARARRVCLMCYQNAWMKSREPFDGPRVATLREHGTPLQKLLLGAVPKW; this is encoded by the coding sequence GTGAGTTACGATCGATCGGTCGTCCCCGCGGCCCTCAATCCGCCGCTCACCGCGGAGCTGGACCGGGAGGTGCGGTACTTTCTCAAGTGGGGGTACCTGGTGGTGGACGACGCGGTGACGGCGGACCAGGTGGAGATGCTGCGCAGCGCGCTGGACGCCACCTTTCGCCGCCGGGAGGAGCAGTTCACCCACCAGTTGCTGGAGGAGGACGACCGCTTCGCGTTCCTGCTCGACAACGCGCCGGTGCTGCGCCGCATCACCGCCCTCCTCGGCACCTGCGTGCAACTGCACAGCGCCACCGCGCGGGTCACCATGCCGGGCGCGCCCGACCAGGACTGGCACCGCGACGGGCCGTGGCCGGTGGACCCCGACGGCACCCCGATCGGCAGCACGCCGGGGCAGATCAACTGCGGCTACTACCTGGACGAGCTGACCGGCGAGAACGGCCCGATCGCCATTGTGCCGGGCAGCCAGCGCGCGCCGTTCCGTCCGCCCAAAGGCCACCCGGAGTTCCCGGATCAGCTCATGGTGCTGGCAAGGCCCGGCCAGGCGGTGCTGTTCAATGGCTGGCTGTACCACCGCGGGGTGGCCAACCGCTCGGCGCGGGCGCGTCGCGTGTGCCTGATGTGCTACCAGAACGCCTGGATGAAGTCGCGCGAGCCGTTCGACGGCCCGCGCGTCGCCACGCTGCGCGAGCACGGCACGCCGCTGCAGAAACTGTTGCTGGGAGCCGTCCCGAAGTGGTAG
- a CDS encoding glycosyltransferase family 2 protein translates to MAEELPGDPDRGVSVVVPTFREAANIAPLVRRVQAALAGEGVDWELIFVDDDSRDGSEAIVAELAGDTPVYMEVRRDPPRDLSLSVIHGMRIARYDRLVVMDADLSHPPERIGALLAALGGGCDFVVGSRYVAGGEIDARWGPLRRLNSRGATLLALPLVRCSDPMSGFFATDRRRLPDLDELRPIGYKIGLELMVRGRLRVNEVPIGFTDRDRGESKMNWRQQLNYLHHLHRLYRYRYGDAARLISFGLVGASGFLIDVAFYLALQGLGVEHRMARFVSFWPAVTWNWLVNRALTFDERPRQPHARQWTRFAASSVLGLGVNVGSYTFLTSFVELFARYRLLALVFGVCLGGAVNFLIANRYVYRRPATGRGG, encoded by the coding sequence ATGGCAGAGGAACTACCTGGCGATCCAGACCGTGGGGTGTCGGTGGTGGTGCCGACGTTCAGGGAAGCGGCGAACATCGCCCCGCTCGTGCGCCGCGTGCAGGCGGCGCTGGCGGGCGAGGGAGTCGATTGGGAACTGATATTCGTCGACGACGACTCGCGCGACGGCAGCGAGGCGATTGTCGCCGAGTTGGCGGGGGACACGCCGGTGTACATGGAGGTGCGCCGCGACCCGCCGCGCGACCTGTCGTTGTCCGTGATTCACGGCATGCGCATCGCGCGCTACGACCGGCTGGTGGTGATGGACGCTGACCTGTCGCACCCGCCGGAGCGGATTGGCGCCCTGCTCGCGGCCCTGGGCGGCGGCTGCGACTTCGTGGTGGGCAGCAGGTACGTGGCGGGCGGCGAGATCGACGCCCGCTGGGGGCCATTACGCAGGCTCAACTCGCGCGGCGCCACCTTGCTGGCGCTGCCGTTGGTGCGCTGTTCCGATCCCATGTCCGGCTTCTTCGCCACCGACCGCCGCCGGCTGCCCGACCTGGATGAGTTGCGGCCCATCGGCTACAAGATCGGCCTGGAGCTGATGGTGCGCGGGCGGCTGCGCGTCAACGAGGTGCCGATCGGTTTCACCGACCGGGACCGCGGCGAGAGCAAGATGAACTGGCGCCAGCAGCTCAACTACCTGCACCACCTGCACCGCCTGTACCGATACCGGTACGGCGACGCGGCGCGGCTGATCAGCTTCGGGCTCGTTGGAGCGAGCGGGTTCCTGATCGACGTGGCGTTCTACCTGGCGCTACAGGGCCTGGGCGTTGAACACCGCATGGCCCGGTTCGTGTCGTTCTGGCCGGCGGTGACCTGGAACTGGCTGGTCAACCGCGCCCTCACCTTCGACGAACGTCCCCGGCAGCCGCACGCCCGGCAGTGGACCCGGTTCGCAGCCAGCAGCGTGCTCGGGCTGGGCGTCAACGTCGGCAGCTACACCTTCCTGACCAGCTTCGTGGAGCTGTTCGCGCGCTACCGCCTGCTGGCGCTGGTGTTCGGCGTCTGCCTCGGCGGCGCAGTCAACTTCCTGATTGCGAACCGCTACGTGTACCGGCGCCCCGCGACCGGACGCGGCGGCTGA
- a CDS encoding ABC transporter substrate-binding protein: MRMFFVIAASAVMTLSVASAVWAGGTEDADEGTDTVVAASGGKYNEAPMLAARVAAGELPPVDERLPVEPKVIVPFEMVGRYGGTITTFNPDSSPWGDLSDGPENGSAFLLELSYDGEIVADIATDYEMSEDNSSMLLTLREGLRWSNGDPFTADDILFRWEAINWIEEVSFWGGGAPATIVDRVVKIDDRTVRYESDESLAALPVFFTHWPGSHWLSFSPSKYLSKYHINYNEDANSLAKEEGHDTWVDAFNAHMQVNPLGDLDKPVVLPWFMKEFTTTHRVYERNPYFYEVDTAGNQLPYIDTIVNNLAGKETIDLKIVSGEADVQAYNTSFANYTLYKESEAAAGYTVYPIPGILGSQLAFGFNLNHEDPVLRALFNDVQFRRGMSLAIDRDEMNDAIFFGLATPRQATVDPTASFYKKEWGEAYAQFDPAEANRLLDEAGMSARDGDGFRLRPDGERFELILEYFFQADIPQEMYDLVKEYWENVGIRVQLNEMQRELYFERSDMTDRMVGGMIYGNTLEVVHYLTPNHWAPPSGDFGVWPTWGIWLRADQQVRNGQATLADFTDGVLPGEEPPEDFKNLFNWLERRLQTVMGSPEYMEISERVLDWHAENVLVIGTVGLAPTLYVANSKLGNIPPVYNGSAEWQACLFYDSQQLFYKE; encoded by the coding sequence ATGAGAATGTTTTTCGTGATCGCTGCTTCGGCGGTCATGACCCTCTCGGTCGCCTCTGCCGTGTGGGCGGGCGGCACGGAGGACGCGGACGAAGGAACGGACACCGTCGTCGCTGCGAGCGGCGGCAAGTACAACGAGGCGCCTATGCTGGCCGCCCGGGTCGCCGCCGGCGAGCTGCCGCCGGTCGACGAGCGGCTGCCGGTGGAGCCGAAGGTGATCGTCCCGTTCGAGATGGTGGGGCGCTACGGCGGTACGATCACCACGTTCAACCCCGACAGCAGTCCATGGGGAGACCTGAGCGACGGACCGGAGAACGGTTCGGCGTTCCTCCTGGAGCTGTCCTACGACGGCGAGATCGTGGCCGACATCGCCACCGATTACGAGATGTCCGAGGACAACAGCAGCATGCTGCTCACCCTCCGGGAAGGGCTCAGGTGGTCCAACGGCGACCCGTTCACCGCCGACGACATCCTGTTCCGGTGGGAGGCGATCAACTGGATCGAGGAGGTCAGTTTCTGGGGCGGCGGGGCGCCGGCCACCATCGTGGACCGCGTCGTGAAGATCGACGACCGCACGGTACGCTACGAGAGCGACGAGTCGCTGGCGGCGCTGCCGGTGTTCTTTACCCACTGGCCGGGAAGTCACTGGCTTTCGTTCTCCCCGAGCAAGTACCTCTCGAAGTACCACATCAATTACAACGAGGACGCCAACTCGCTCGCCAAGGAGGAGGGCCACGACACCTGGGTGGACGCGTTCAACGCTCACATGCAGGTAAACCCGCTCGGCGACCTCGACAAGCCGGTGGTGCTGCCGTGGTTCATGAAGGAGTTCACCACCACCCACCGGGTGTACGAGAGGAATCCCTACTTTTACGAGGTCGACACGGCGGGCAACCAACTTCCCTACATCGACACCATCGTCAACAACCTCGCCGGCAAGGAGACGATCGATCTCAAGATCGTGTCCGGGGAGGCGGACGTGCAGGCGTACAACACCTCGTTCGCCAACTACACGCTGTACAAGGAGAGCGAAGCTGCAGCCGGTTACACCGTCTATCCCATCCCCGGAATCCTCGGCAGCCAGCTTGCGTTCGGCTTCAACTTGAACCACGAGGATCCGGTGCTGCGCGCCCTGTTCAATGATGTCCAGTTCCGCCGCGGGATGTCGCTGGCGATCGACCGCGACGAGATGAACGATGCCATCTTCTTCGGACTCGCCACGCCACGCCAGGCCACGGTCGATCCCACCGCCAGTTTCTACAAGAAAGAGTGGGGAGAGGCGTACGCCCAGTTCGACCCGGCGGAGGCCAATCGGCTGCTCGACGAAGCCGGCATGAGCGCGCGCGACGGCGACGGCTTCCGCCTGCGTCCCGACGGCGAGCGGTTCGAGTTGATTCTGGAGTATTTCTTCCAGGCCGACATACCGCAGGAGATGTACGACCTGGTCAAGGAATACTGGGAAAACGTGGGCATTCGCGTGCAGCTCAACGAGATGCAGCGCGAGTTGTACTTCGAGCGCTCGGACATGACCGACCGCATGGTGGGCGGCATGATCTACGGCAACACCCTCGAAGTCGTGCACTACCTGACGCCCAATCACTGGGCGCCACCGTCGGGCGATTTCGGCGTGTGGCCGACGTGGGGCATATGGTTGCGGGCGGACCAGCAGGTGCGCAACGGCCAGGCGACCCTGGCCGACTTCACCGACGGCGTCCTGCCCGGCGAGGAACCGCCGGAGGATTTCAAGAACCTGTTCAACTGGCTGGAACGGCGGCTGCAGACCGTCATGGGATCGCCCGAGTACATGGAGATCTCGGAGCGGGTGCTGGACTGGCATGCCGAGAACGTCCTGGTGATCGGCACGGTCGGACTGGCGCCGACGCTGTACGTCGCCAATTCGAAGCTCGGCAACATCCCGCCGGTGTACAACGGCTCGGCGGAGTGGCAGGCGTGCCTGTTCTACGATTCGCAGCAACTGTTCTACAAGGAGTAG
- a CDS encoding glycosyltransferase family 39 protein, with product MSAASRSPGAAAPAERPPVTARLLARARNSPHTVLAAAVLAAAAYLCLVNLDYAALWHDEAPTALIGRNLLQQGDITGWDGRNLVGGTSGRTLNDDLRDVLPPLMYAVSAVSFALFGVSETSARVVPALFGVLSLVLLYLLLRQHLRQHPRLILLCLLFAAWSPQLLLYFRQSRYYAFMALALIAAFSLYETWWRSGRAWALGGLTLVAALAFFNHYAGGAATMLAIAAWHLLFRRHETTPRQWLALAAGGGIVVSLGAAYLGWVGLLGGERNGFAAYTGVVGLDEYRGTVPPVVLRLAIYARELFTADWVSWPVLLWFAGVLSWAAMGDLRRPRAARTAHGGGRPARSRGARPDAAAKHGKLAAREARRDDVPAAAVGRIVLAGALFALFSAALSPQPVWVLGVADLRYYMGALPLLLPMKGLFVEWLWRRWPIAGGAALAVLLLSSAGAWPFNIALIHTGERTLGLHLPQFVQEIHRPYRDSMRVVSEYLLRYAEQDDLVYVPRFSDREALIFTTGDRVRYCCVLDENTPLPAATTAKLGPHLAARGTIPDWIVLFGRPDPEYMARIADRFAVVAQPDVYHYPTQRPEINLHAFTPLPARGLGVHILQRRAAKELSCGGSRSPAAGWALCASWPRCAGRAATACSSH from the coding sequence ATGAGCGCGGCGTCCCGCTCACCGGGTGCGGCAGCTCCGGCCGAACGACCGCCGGTGACGGCGCGCCTGCTTGCGCGCGCACGCAACTCGCCGCACACCGTGCTGGCGGCAGCAGTGCTGGCCGCCGCCGCCTACCTCTGCCTGGTGAACCTGGACTACGCCGCCCTGTGGCATGACGAGGCGCCGACCGCACTGATCGGGCGCAACCTTCTGCAGCAGGGCGACATCACCGGCTGGGACGGCCGCAACCTGGTGGGCGGAACCAGCGGGCGCACCCTGAACGACGATCTGCGCGACGTGCTGCCGCCGCTGATGTACGCCGTCAGTGCCGTATCCTTCGCCCTGTTCGGGGTCAGCGAGACCTCCGCGCGCGTCGTGCCCGCCCTGTTCGGCGTCCTGTCGCTGGTCCTGCTGTACCTTCTGCTCCGCCAGCACCTGCGACAACACCCGAGGCTGATCCTCCTTTGCCTGCTGTTCGCCGCCTGGTCTCCGCAACTGCTCCTGTACTTCCGCCAGTCGCGCTACTACGCATTCATGGCGCTCGCCCTCATAGCCGCGTTCTCCCTCTACGAAACGTGGTGGCGCAGCGGGCGCGCATGGGCGCTCGGCGGGCTCACGCTGGTGGCGGCGCTGGCGTTCTTCAACCACTACGCCGGCGGCGCCGCCACGATGCTGGCGATAGCCGCCTGGCACCTGCTGTTCCGGCGGCACGAAACGACGCCTCGGCAGTGGCTGGCGCTGGCAGCCGGCGGTGGCATCGTGGTCTCGCTCGGTGCGGCATACCTCGGATGGGTGGGGTTGTTGGGCGGCGAGCGCAACGGTTTCGCCGCCTACACCGGCGTGGTCGGCCTGGATGAGTACCGCGGAACCGTTCCGCCCGTTGTTCTGCGCCTGGCGATCTACGCGCGCGAACTGTTCACCGCGGACTGGGTCTCGTGGCCGGTGCTGCTCTGGTTCGCGGGAGTGCTTTCGTGGGCCGCCATGGGCGATTTGCGGCGCCCGCGGGCGGCCCGCACCGCGCACGGCGGCGGGCGTCCGGCGCGCTCCCGAGGCGCCCGGCCTGACGCGGCGGCGAAGCATGGCAAACTCGCGGCGCGCGAGGCGCGGCGTGACGACGTGCCGGCCGCGGCCGTCGGGCGGATCGTGCTTGCCGGCGCGCTGTTCGCGCTGTTCTCCGCCGCGCTCTCTCCGCAACCGGTGTGGGTATTGGGGGTTGCCGACCTGCGCTACTACATGGGAGCGCTGCCGCTGCTGCTGCCGATGAAGGGATTGTTCGTGGAGTGGCTGTGGCGGCGATGGCCGATTGCCGGCGGTGCGGCGCTGGCCGTCCTGCTGCTGTCCAGCGCCGGCGCGTGGCCGTTCAACATCGCCCTGATTCACACCGGCGAGCGGACGCTCGGACTGCACCTGCCGCAATTCGTCCAGGAGATACACCGTCCGTACCGCGATTCCATGCGCGTGGTGTCCGAATACCTGCTGCGGTACGCCGAGCAGGACGACCTGGTCTATGTGCCCAGGTTCTCCGACCGCGAAGCGCTGATCTTCACCACCGGCGATCGCGTACGGTATTGCTGCGTCCTGGACGAGAATACGCCGTTGCCGGCGGCAACGACCGCCAAGCTGGGTCCGCACCTTGCCGCCCGTGGCACCATACCCGACTGGATCGTGCTGTTCGGCAGACCGGACCCCGAGTACATGGCCAGGATCGCTGACCGTTTCGCTGTCGTCGCCCAACCGGACGTGTACCACTATCCGACGCAACGCCCGGAGATCAACCTGCACGCCTTCACCCCGTTGCCGGCGAGAGGCCTCGGTGTACACATCCTGCAAAGAAGGGCGGCAAAGGAACTCTCCTGTGGTGGTTCGCGCTCGCCGGCGGCGGGCTGGGCGCTCTGTGCCTCGTGGCCGCGCTGCGCTGGCCGCGCCGCTACGGCCTGCTCCTCGCACTGA
- a CDS encoding ABC transporter permease, protein MLSYIIRRLVYMVVLLVMLSVATFIIIQLPPGDYLTTLVANMRRANVVLSEEAVAVLTERYGLGRPLHIQYLTWFGNLLKGDMGESFIWEAPVTEIVGERLALTVTLSISTLIVTYLIAIPIGIYSATHQYSVADYSFTTLGFIGLATPNFLLALILMFLFYKYFGWSVGGLFSPEYQLAPWSLGKVVDLIKHFPIPLIVIGTAGAASLIRIMRATLLDELGKLYVITARAKGVSERSLLFRYPVRVAVNPVVSTIGWLLPETISGATLTAIVLSLPTVGPLLLRALEAQDMYLAGSMVMLLSALGILGTLISDLLLVVVDPRIRFERQATG, encoded by the coding sequence ATGCTCAGCTACATCATCCGGCGCCTGGTTTACATGGTCGTCCTGCTGGTGATGCTTTCGGTGGCCACCTTTATCATCATCCAGCTCCCGCCGGGCGACTACCTCACCACCCTGGTCGCCAACATGCGGCGCGCGAACGTGGTGCTGAGCGAAGAGGCGGTGGCGGTGCTCACCGAGCGGTACGGGCTGGGGCGGCCGCTGCACATCCAGTACCTGACCTGGTTCGGCAACCTGTTGAAGGGCGACATGGGCGAGTCGTTCATCTGGGAGGCGCCGGTTACCGAGATCGTGGGCGAGCGGCTGGCGCTCACCGTGACGCTGTCGATCTCGACGCTGATCGTGACCTACCTGATCGCGATTCCGATCGGCATCTACTCGGCGACCCACCAGTACTCGGTCGCCGACTACAGCTTCACCACGCTCGGTTTCATCGGCCTGGCCACGCCCAACTTTCTGCTGGCGCTGATCCTGATGTTCCTGTTCTACAAGTACTTCGGCTGGAGCGTCGGGGGACTGTTCTCGCCGGAGTACCAGTTGGCGCCGTGGAGCCTCGGCAAGGTGGTGGACCTGATCAAGCACTTTCCGATTCCCCTCATCGTGATCGGTACCGCCGGCGCCGCCAGCCTGATCCGCATCATGCGCGCCACGCTGCTGGACGAGCTGGGCAAGCTGTACGTGATCACCGCGCGCGCCAAGGGCGTCTCCGAGCGCAGCCTGCTGTTCCGCTACCCGGTGCGGGTGGCGGTCAACCCGGTGGTGAGCACCATCGGCTGGCTGCTGCCGGAGACCATCTCCGGGGCGACGCTGACTGCGATCGTGCTCAGTCTGCCCACCGTCGGGCCGTTGCTGCTGCGCGCGCTGGAGGCGCAGGACATGTACCTGGCGGGCAGCATGGTGATGCTGCTGAGCGCGCTCGGCATCCTGGGTACGCTGATCTCGGACCTGCTGCTGGTGGTGGTGGATCCGCGCATTCGGTTCGAGCGGCAGGCCACCGGATGA
- a CDS encoding ABC transporter permease → MSGVAPLGRRLGLGRRRRQQDTEAYYLASSWVLMRRKFLRHKMAILGGCVLLLFYVVGAAFSGFFSTADIARRNPDHALAPPQRIHLFHDGRLRAPFVYGTEVRINPDTFRRTYVEERSTIHPIRFFVRGDEYRLLGLFDATTRFMGVAEPGTLFLFGTDNLGRDIYSRTLAGARISLTIGLVGVGMSFALGSLLGGLSGYFGGAADMVIQRTIDFLISIPTLPLWMALAAAVPTDWPPVRTYFMITIILSVVGWTGLARVVRGKLLQLRVEDYVLAARIAGATEMTTIVRHLLPGFMSYLVVHLTLAVPAMILGETALSFIGFGLRPPVVSWGVLLQQAQNVRTLAVSPWLLIPAAFVVVTVLCFNFLGDGLRDATDPYRST, encoded by the coding sequence ATGAGCGGCGTCGCGCCGCTCGGCAGGCGGCTGGGGCTGGGCCGGAGGCGGCGGCAGCAGGACACCGAAGCGTACTACCTGGCATCGAGCTGGGTGCTGATGCGGCGCAAGTTCCTGCGTCACAAGATGGCCATTCTGGGCGGCTGCGTGCTGCTGCTGTTCTACGTGGTGGGCGCCGCGTTCTCCGGCTTCTTCTCGACCGCCGACATCGCCCGCCGCAACCCCGACCACGCGCTCGCGCCGCCGCAGCGGATCCACCTGTTTCACGACGGCAGGCTGCGGGCGCCGTTCGTGTACGGCACCGAGGTCAGGATCAATCCGGACACCTTTCGCCGCACCTACGTGGAGGAGCGCAGCACGATCCATCCGATCCGCTTTTTTGTCCGTGGTGACGAGTACCGGCTGCTCGGGCTGTTCGACGCCACCACCCGCTTCATGGGGGTGGCGGAGCCGGGCACCCTGTTCCTGTTCGGGACCGACAACCTGGGCCGCGACATCTACTCTCGGACCCTGGCCGGCGCCCGCATCTCGCTCACCATCGGCCTGGTGGGGGTAGGGATGAGCTTCGCTCTCGGCTCGCTGCTCGGCGGCCTGTCCGGCTACTTCGGCGGCGCCGCGGACATGGTGATCCAGCGCACGATCGACTTTCTGATCTCCATACCCACCCTGCCGTTGTGGATGGCGCTGGCCGCCGCGGTGCCCACCGACTGGCCGCCGGTGCGCACCTATTTCATGATCACCATCATCCTGTCGGTGGTGGGCTGGACCGGGCTGGCGCGGGTGGTGCGCGGCAAGCTGCTGCAACTGCGGGTGGAGGACTACGTGCTGGCGGCCAGGATCGCCGGCGCCACCGAGATGACCACCATCGTCCGCCACCTGCTGCCCGGCTTCATGAGCTACCTGGTGGTGCACCTGACCCTGGCGGTACCCGCGATGATCCTGGGCGAGACGGCGCTCAGCTTCATCGGCTTCGGCCTGCGCCCGCCGGTGGTGAGCTGGGGGGTGCTGCTGCAGCAGGCGCAGAACGTGCGCACCCTGGCGGTCAGCCCGTGGCTGCTGATCCCGGCCGCGTTCGTGGTGGTCACCGTGCTGTGCTTCAACTTCCTCGGCGACGGCCTCCGCGACGCCACCGACCCCTACCGCTCCACGTAA
- a CDS encoding zinc-binding alcohol dehydrogenase: MLRELIAPAREQVAFRDYDREPLAPHQVRVRSEFGSAKHGTEMAFFKGYGLPRGPYDDELRIFTGTGGDGDAGGQAPYPTGLGNMCTGEVVEVGDAVTGVRTGDRVFAHSGFREEHVWPADRVRVLPAGVPWQAAACLDPTDFALGAVRDGPVRIGDAVAVFGMGAIGLMALQLARLAGARPVIAVDPIPLRREVASELGADITFDPSACDAGKEIRLATGRRGADVCIEYSGHHSGLQAALRGVRYLGTVVAGAFPGAYPAGLDLGAEAHFNRPTMVFSRACSEPNPEYGWDEERLFDVSWRLLTDGSLCSEPVVQPVVAFDDLLAEYPKIATAPEHNVKLGVRF; this comes from the coding sequence ATGCTACGAGAATTGATCGCGCCCGCCCGCGAGCAGGTCGCGTTTCGCGACTACGATCGCGAGCCGCTGGCGCCGCACCAGGTGCGGGTGCGCAGCGAGTTCGGGTCCGCCAAGCACGGCACCGAGATGGCCTTCTTCAAGGGCTACGGCCTGCCGCGCGGCCCCTACGACGACGAACTGCGCATCTTCACCGGTACCGGCGGTGACGGTGACGCCGGCGGCCAGGCGCCCTACCCCACCGGGCTGGGCAACATGTGCACCGGCGAGGTGGTCGAGGTCGGCGACGCGGTCACCGGGGTGCGGACCGGCGACCGGGTGTTCGCGCACAGCGGGTTCCGCGAGGAGCATGTGTGGCCGGCCGACCGGGTGCGCGTGCTTCCCGCCGGCGTGCCGTGGCAGGCGGCCGCGTGCCTCGATCCCACCGACTTCGCGCTCGGCGCGGTGCGCGACGGCCCCGTCCGCATCGGCGACGCGGTGGCGGTGTTCGGGATGGGCGCGATCGGCCTGATGGCGCTGCAGCTCGCGCGGCTGGCGGGGGCGCGCCCGGTGATCGCCGTGGACCCGATACCGTTGCGCCGCGAGGTGGCGAGCGAGTTGGGCGCCGACATCACCTTCGACCCGTCCGCGTGCGACGCCGGCAAGGAGATCCGGCTGGCCACGGGCCGCCGCGGCGCCGACGTGTGCATCGAGTACAGCGGCCATCATTCCGGCCTGCAGGCCGCGCTGCGCGGCGTCCGTTACCTGGGCACGGTGGTGGCCGGCGCCTTCCCCGGCGCCTACCCGGCGGGCCTCGACCTGGGTGCGGAGGCGCACTTCAACCGCCCCACCATGGTGTTCTCGCGCGCCTGCTCGGAGCCCAACCCGGAGTACGGCTGGGACGAGGAGCGCCTGTTCGACGTGAGCTGGCGGCTGCTCACCGACGGCAGCCTGTGTAGCGAGCCGGTGGTGCAGCCGGTGGTGGCGTTCGACGACCTGCTCGCCGAGTACCCCAAGATAGCCACCGCGCCCGAACACAACGTCAAGCTCGGCGTCCGGTTCTAG
- a CDS encoding DinB family protein yields MTKFLREQREVLHATEELRRQFLAVLGDADLGYRPAPGCLSLGELCREMGEIQHTYIESFRTFRHDFGYRHDPGAAGSVARLTEWYAQLDAELGEALAGLKEADLARTVDRGHGFAPPVPVQFHIYREALLIFYAKAHVYLKGLGKQVDGPWRWWIGDRADYEAATG; encoded by the coding sequence ATGACGAAATTCTTGCGGGAACAGCGCGAAGTGTTGCACGCCACCGAGGAGTTGCGCCGCCAGTTCCTGGCCGTGCTCGGCGATGCCGACCTCGGTTATCGGCCCGCGCCCGGGTGTCTTTCGCTGGGCGAGCTATGCCGCGAAATGGGTGAGATTCAGCACACCTACATCGAATCGTTCCGCACCTTTCGGCACGACTTCGGCTACCGCCACGACCCGGGGGCGGCCGGCAGCGTGGCGCGGCTCACGGAGTGGTATGCGCAGTTGGACGCTGAACTCGGCGAAGCTCTGGCGGGGTTGAAGGAGGCCGATTTGGCGCGAACCGTGGATCGCGGCCACGGGTTCGCGCCGCCGGTGCCGGTGCAGTTCCACATCTACCGGGAGGCGCTGCTGATCTTCTACGCCAAGGCGCACGTCTACCTGAAGGGGCTCGGCAAGCAGGTTGACGGCCCCTGGCGGTGGTGGATCGGCGACCGCGCCGACTACGAGGCGGCCACCGGATAA